In Paenibacillus algicola, a genomic segment contains:
- a CDS encoding baseplate assembly protein translates to MAQLVELPDIKFVEDDADKVFLDVVTVFQGFTGRTLNRADPEMLALRAFAQLIIQQRVLINKVAKGELLRYAKGIVLDYLGDPETPRLQAEPAITTERFTLSIPLVTPQIIPAGTRIAPEGAEGSILFATKAAATIPAGVTTADVLIECLTPGVIGNGFLPGQLTTLIDPLPFVASVTNLTTTAGGADTEDDDSYRERIRMAPESFSTAGPEEGYEYWAKSASAAIVDIAAVSESPGEVTVVPLLEGGQIPIQAVLDAVAAKINGRRIRPLTDRVTVQAPEVVSYDIDLTYYIHRDRAAESAVIQAAVDNAVMAFRLWQKSKLGRPINQSELISRVMNAGAQRVELISPMYTPITELQVAQETNVNVVFGGLADD, encoded by the coding sequence ATGGCGCAGCTAGTCGAATTACCCGATATCAAATTTGTCGAGGATGACGCTGACAAGGTCTTTTTAGACGTGGTCACCGTGTTCCAAGGATTTACCGGGCGGACCTTAAACCGTGCGGATCCGGAAATGCTAGCTTTGCGGGCCTTTGCTCAGCTGATCATCCAGCAAAGGGTGCTGATCAACAAGGTGGCAAAAGGAGAGTTGCTGAGGTATGCAAAAGGGATTGTCCTGGACTACTTGGGTGATCCGGAAACACCCCGGCTGCAGGCGGAGCCGGCAATCACCACAGAACGCTTTACACTCTCAATTCCTTTGGTCACTCCGCAAATTATCCCAGCTGGAACCCGCATTGCTCCCGAGGGGGCAGAAGGTTCTATTTTGTTTGCAACCAAAGCAGCGGCGACCATCCCTGCAGGGGTGACTACAGCAGACGTGCTGATCGAGTGTCTGACGCCTGGCGTCATCGGCAACGGCTTCTTGCCGGGTCAGCTGACCACGCTCATCGACCCCTTGCCGTTTGTGGCGTCTGTGACAAACCTTACGACTACAGCAGGCGGCGCAGATACCGAGGATGATGATTCGTACCGTGAGCGCATCAGAATGGCCCCTGAATCCTTTTCTACGGCCGGACCGGAAGAAGGATACGAATACTGGGCTAAGTCAGCGAGCGCCGCCATCGTGGACATAGCGGCTGTCTCCGAGTCGCCGGGAGAGGTTACGGTGGTACCTTTGCTGGAGGGTGGACAGATACCTATACAGGCTGTACTTGATGCTGTAGCTGCCAAAATCAACGGCAGACGGATACGACCTCTAACGGATCGAGTGACCGTCCAGGCTCCGGAGGTTGTGTCTTACGACATTGATTTGACCTATTACATCCACCGCGATCGTGCCGCAGAGTCGGCTGTTATTCAGGCTGCCGTAGACAATGCGGTAATGGCGTTCAGGTTGTGGCAAAAATCGAAGCTGGGGCGTCCGATTAACCAATCTGAATTGATCAGCAGGGTGATGAATGCCGGGGCTCAGCGCGTCGAGCTGATCAGTCCAATGTATACGCCGATCACAGAGCTGCAGGTCGCGCAGGAAACAAACGTTAATGTGGTATTTGGAGGGCTTGCAGATGATTAA
- a CDS encoding phage tail protein, producing the protein MKLGLGALGDVVFISSFKTPIKVRTFRDFQRDSSARWGSNDIHLHKPRSQFLGPGLDTISFSMTLDARLGMNPRKEMEKLLVYQRDGKVLLLQVGGKPLGQGKWKILSLSQSWADIDREGNLIKADLSITLEEYV; encoded by the coding sequence ATGAAGTTAGGGCTTGGAGCACTGGGGGATGTGGTCTTCATATCGTCGTTCAAGACCCCGATTAAAGTGCGCACATTCCGGGATTTCCAGCGCGATTCCTCGGCCAGATGGGGGAGCAATGATATACACCTGCATAAGCCCCGCAGCCAGTTTCTCGGCCCGGGGCTTGATACGATATCGTTCTCCATGACACTGGATGCACGGCTTGGTATGAACCCCCGGAAAGAAATGGAGAAGCTTCTGGTCTATCAGCGCGATGGAAAAGTGCTCCTGCTGCAGGTAGGCGGGAAGCCGCTAGGGCAAGGAAAATGGAAGATCCTGAGCCTGTCCCAATCCTGGGCTGACATTGACCGGGAGGGCAACCTGATCAAGGCAGATTTATCGATCACATTGGAGGAATACGTATGA
- a CDS encoding phage tail protein I encodes MINIDQISVYDLLPPNAQADPTVSAAARALDSHVQLLNKEVEDLSFYRRLMQGRITDAEADERAWQDHVDFWDTTLPLEQKVQLLKNAKEFHRIKGTPGAIEDLITILFGEGKVEEWFQYGGEPGYFRVTTNNPEVTLDRAQEFYRAVESVKRLTAHLEEVILSQTESFNLYHGAGVHVSEYILIR; translated from the coding sequence ATGATTAACATAGACCAGATCAGCGTGTATGACCTGCTGCCGCCGAATGCACAGGCAGATCCTACCGTCTCGGCTGCGGCCAGGGCGCTGGACAGTCATGTACAGCTGCTCAACAAAGAGGTAGAGGACTTGTCCTTTTATCGCAGGCTGATGCAGGGCCGGATCACGGATGCAGAGGCAGACGAGCGGGCTTGGCAGGATCACGTGGACTTTTGGGACACCACGCTGCCTCTGGAACAAAAGGTGCAGCTGCTCAAAAATGCGAAAGAGTTCCACCGGATCAAAGGGACGCCCGGCGCGATCGAGGACCTCATCACAATCCTCTTTGGTGAGGGTAAGGTCGAAGAGTGGTTTCAGTATGGTGGGGAGCCTGGATATTTTAGAGTCACCACCAATAATCCGGAGGTAACCCTGGACCGTGCACAGGAGTTCTACCGTGCGGTCGAATCGGTAAAACGTCTCACCGCTCACCTGGAAGAGGTGATCTTGTCACAAACCGAGAGCTTTAACCTATACCACGGCGCGGGCGTCCACGTTAGCGAGTACATCTTAATCAGGTAG
- a CDS encoding phage baseplate assembly protein V: MKVFRTGVCSTSSPAAGTITAVFEDLEDAVSGDLPVISRGGWARSNDLPEPGQEVACLFFTNGISDGICLGVIDDNDPPGAPDQRGVWFEDGSYVYYNRSSKQLMVKASGGVSLEGDVTITGSLTVEGSITRGGETI; this comes from the coding sequence ATGAAGGTTTTTCGAACAGGAGTATGCTCCACATCCAGTCCGGCTGCCGGCACGATCACAGCTGTATTTGAAGACCTTGAAGATGCAGTCTCCGGCGATCTTCCAGTCATCTCTCGCGGTGGTTGGGCACGTAGCAACGACCTGCCGGAACCTGGTCAAGAGGTGGCCTGTTTGTTTTTTACGAATGGGATCTCAGATGGGATATGTCTTGGTGTGATCGATGATAATGACCCTCCGGGCGCTCCGGATCAGAGAGGGGTTTGGTTTGAGGACGGTTCATACGTCTATTACAACCGGTCCTCCAAACAGCTCATGGTTAAGGCTTCCGGCGGCGTATCCCTTGAGGGCGATGTGACCATAACCGGCAGTTTAACAGTTGAAGGCAGCATAACGCGAGGCGGTGAGACCATATGA